The Rosa chinensis cultivar Old Blush chromosome 7, RchiOBHm-V2, whole genome shotgun sequence DNA segment TCTCaaattaaattataattttgttaattaaaaaaaagaaaataaaaatgaaagtaaaaaaataataaaaatttaatctAGTAACATAAATCTTCCTTTAATACGTGAAAGTTtatgagttcgactcacaaaaaGACTAATCGTTGTAATTATCTGTTGCTGTCTTTCTGATGTtataaagaaaacaataaaaatgaaaagatCTAATGCCTACATGCCTAACTAGAGAAGGTTCCAGGCAGGGAAGCACCCACCTATTATACAGTGACTACTACAGAGTATAGACATAGACCCCTAGTCCCctcaattgagattttttttttttttttttttgcggtttaattctctctctctctctctctctctcaaagccCAAGGTCAACAACAAGAGGAACTTTGCACTCTTTTGAAACGTCCATGGGGTGTCTGAGTCTTCTTGGTCAAAGAAGAATGCACCGACCGTCATTGTATTTGAGAGCTACGGTTTCTATCTGcttcctcttctccttcttcttcctcctcttttcCTCGCCCTGCTGATTTTTCGTGCTCGATCGATCTCACTCTCACCCCCTTCCCCAcagttttcattttattaaatcTCAACCCTAGAAAAGATACCAACAAAACGAGAGGAAGAGGAAAGTAGGCTGAGAGCTAGCTACCAAAATTGCCCACCTGCTCAGAGAGCCGTgtttgaatttaatttcttccaCCTCCTTGTGCTTGCTGCTTTAGATCTTCGAGATCTAGCATTCCTCATCATGAATTTCGGCGCATCTAGAGATGGAGGAGGAGGTTTTTCCGAGGATGAAATCAGAGGTAAGCTTCCCTTTTCGTCTTACTCTCCCacctctccctcttcttcttcttcttcacctcaCTTCAACAACACCAGTACGGCAACAGCCACTCTTCTCCCGGGTGGTCTCAGCAGCTGGGATACTTACGGCGGCGGTGGAGGTCCAGACACGAGGCTGGAGCTGATGGACTCGTCGCCGCGAAACGCTGATAATAATCAAGAGTCGAACAATGAACCTCATACAACAGCAACAGTAGCGGCCATAGAGAAAGAGCACATGTTCGACAAAGTGGTGACGCCAAGCGATGTGGGGAAGCTGAACCGGCTGGTGATTCCGAAGCAGCACGCCGAGAAGTACTTCCCGCTGGACTCGTCCACCAACGAGAAGGGGCTGCTCCTTAATTTCGAGGACCGGACCGGGAAGGCGTGGCGGTTCAGGTACTCGTACTGGAACAGCAGCCAGAGCTACGTCATGACCAAAGGGTGGAGCCGTTTCGTGAAGGAGAAGAAGCTCGACGCCGGAGACATCGTGTCGTTTCAGCGCGGACTCGGTGAGTCTGGGAAGGACCGGCTCTACATTGACTGGAGGCGCCGCCCAGAAGCGGTCGATcccaaccaccaccaccactcgcTTCATCACCAGCATCACAATTTTGGAATTCCTCCCCCGCATCATTACTCGTTCCACCGCTCGGTGCCGTGGAGTCCACTTCTAATGCGGCCACCTGGATCTTCGCCAACAATTGCACGCGAGCACCATTTACAGCAGATGAATTACAGCACGAACATTCATCCCTATCGGAACAGCAGCGCTGGCGGTGGCGGAGGTTATGGGTACGGAAACGTGGTGAACATGAACCCGGTCTGTTCGGGGCCGGTTTATTATCTGAGATcgggtggaggaggaggatcaGTAATCCCACAGCAATTACATCAACAAGAGGGCAGTGCTACTACTCatgctcatcatcatcatcaagtgGGTCTGGGTCAGCTGGGTCGGGTTAATGTAGTCGAGCCCATGGTTCTGGAGTCGGTGCCTGTGGTCCATGGCAAGGTAGCAGCAGCAGGCAAGAGGCTGAGGCTGTTTGGAGTAAACATGGACTGCCCCGTATCCGATCAGTCGGACGAATGTGACATTTTGTCGTCATCAACTACTACTGCAATGGTTCTTTCCCAACAGCCTCATCAACCCCCACTTCAATTAAGGCTCTACGACGGCACGCCGGCCACCACCACCGACTTCTTCAACCGAGGCAAGACGTCTTCATCGTCCTCCATGTCCTTGGATTTCGATGTTTGAACTTCATTTGAACAATGAAGATGACAACATTTGAGAAGTCCgaagctagctagctaaatTAATTAGTATTCAGATACAGCCGCAGATGGATCATGGAGCAGACAATGTATGTGCTGAAATAATAAAATGGGTTTGATCGAGTTCAATGGATGATGTTCGGTACAGAAGGGGTACAAGGTTTGTGGTTTGAATGCCTAGGAGAGAAATGCCAAAGCCACCATGTCTTCTTTCAATATAGTTTAACAGCtttttcatcatcatcaccaccaccatgtgtataaatattttaattatttatataacAATTTATATAGGAGAGATGATAGATAATTCATGATATTCGATGAAGACATAGATCCCATCATTGCCAAGATTTCATCCTCttataatttcattttttgtagGCTCTGGTCTCATCAgttcctctcctctctctatCTATTAATTTGTATCCATTCCAAGCCATCATGATGAATTTGTTTCCTCAATTTGTTTATATATTCAGCGTGATCTTTTATTATATTCATATAAATTCCCTTCGTCCCCCGActtcttctctctccctctctattTCCTAAATTTTGGAATCAAGGTTTAGCTTTCCTGACTGTTGAAGGCGCGCAGTGGATCAGATACAGTAATCGAACACAGTGCATGAAGCTACCTGATGTAATTGCAGTTTTGTATTTTACCGTGGTAGGTTGTTGTTCTTGTCGCTGCAGCTAGCTGCTTCGTTTGGCTCACCATCCCCCGCAGGTTTTTGCAGGGAGACCTGCAGAGAGACCTTAGAAACAAACAAAAGGTATAGGGTTGTATGTAATTAAATAATAATTCTCTTTATCATCATTAATTTTCCTCATTACTTCTTGCCAGTAATTTGTTACCACCTTTTTCTGCAATATTTATTGATTTAAAGCCTCTTATATTAATTAGTTACCAGCTGCTCCCTTTCTGCATTTGAATATTTTCCTTAAATTACTCCATACACTTCGAAATAAATTCTATTAATCCAAAAGGAGACTAGCTCttcagctagctagctagtcttATTATGATGGAGCTCTAGGGTATACTGGTATTGATCATGATATAATGCATGTTGTTCAAAGACACTACAAGATCTAAGACAGTACTTACAGAACTGCTCCCTTTGTTGGCTATATAACCTGCACTAGGCTGTTCTTTTTGTCCATCCAATTTCACATGCTTCTTTGGATTTTACCCAATGTAATTCTAAAGTTTGCATTTGAACTTAATGTGGAGACAAAATGATAACTGTAGTAAAGATAAAACAGTACTATGCTTGTCAACATCCACAGTTTTTACTTGCATATATAAACTCTTACCAAGTCTGCTAATTGCTTTTGCTAGCTAGCTCCAGTTTAAGGGTTTAACTGTATGACCATGATATGACGAGGGTGAAATCTTATCGAGTCTACTTACTTGTATATACaagatttttcaatttttaagaTGTTTCAGTATGATCATGATAAGATCAGGTTGAATTCTATCACCTTGCGAATTCATGATCATGGCTCTTTTGACTCCAATTTAAGTCATAACGTTGAGGAGGAGTTTGCCATACATTATGAATTATATTGCATGAAATCTAATTAATAAGCTCGGAACAGAAAAGCTTATTGGCATAGTAGTTCTGATCCACGTTTATATAATAGCTtgttaattatatatgtacCTAATCATGCCAATCATCTTGGGATTTAATTACAACGTGGATGTAAGCACATAGAATTCATCATGCTTGAGCACTTACTATTCTTCTTGCTAGATATTATAACTGGTAACAGGAGAGTTACTAGCTTTTATCCATTTATAAGTCGaaattttatttcctttatGGCTTTACCTACCGGTGAATTGTTTCACCACTCAATCTCATTATATATAATCCAGGTTTAAACACATATATACTTTTAGCATTTGTTTCCACCGTTACATTTTCATATAGATTATGCAGtgagattatttatttttaatgtaTAAAGGGAAGCACAAGATACTTCCCTGAATAGGCTCCGTATTTTTTGAGGGATAATTTCGTTAAAATTTAAGTGACAAATTGGATATATGAAGAATGTAACTAAAAGACTGTAATGAGTAATAACCTTTGCCTACCCAAGGATGGCCTTTTGAAATGTTTAGGGTTTCAGATCTTTTAGGACTGTTCTTATTACTGTCAGATACATATTCTTTTATTCTTCTATTTAGGTACTTTTAAGATCATGTAAATGTACAGTAGCTAATGCCTGGTTTAAAATATAGGcagtcttcttttctttttcttttttgagaaggAATTATAGGTAGTCAGACAAAGGAAGGTAGTAGAAATATAATAATTAAGTTTACAACTgcaattttagggtttggggaaGTAGCTTGAATTTATATCTTCTACCAAGAATGCAAATGTACGTATATAGAATTTACAAATGGAATCCCTAGATAGAAATGCTACCTATTTAAGAAAGTCAAAAAATTGTAGGATGAAATATATATTAGTAATGTCTACTTTGCATTTCACGGCTTGGCATTTTAAACAACAGCATAGGTTCCTTATTCTATGGAAGTAGAATCCATTTACCATTTTCAGCCTACGGTAATGTGGGTCTGCAAATGGTTTTCTAATTTAGTTAATTTGTTAGTTCTTTGAAAAGCTAATGATGCCTCTATAGTGAAAGTTGCAATTCAATTTCCTACTAGTACAGGAAATGCATTAACTCAAGAATGGGCAGATCACAGCTCTAGAAACTCCCCACTTCACATATTCAGTTGCTCCTTTGCAGGTTTTATCATGTGGTTTTTAATTCGAGGAAGTTAAACTGTTTCCAGTTATAGAAGCTGATATATTCCTCAGATATCAATGCATATATTCAGGCACACctgtttttctttgttattcCCCATATTTATGGGAAGACACACATGAAATTTTGCATCACCAGTTCACAAGTACATGATATTTTGAATGTACAATACTAAACTCTTCTGTTTACTCCCAAGTTGCGACAAATAGTTTCGTCTGTGCATGTTGATTAtgcaaaaccaattccatgtgcTGTGTTTCTCTCTATTAGAATAAATTTCCGGGGATAACCTTGCTAGCTACTATTAATTAACCAATTCTAAAGAATCATCTTTAGGTTTTTCTACATGGTGTGAGATTAGAATTGGGAGATATTGGTGCTTGGAAAGCTGTTGACATGAGTTAGAATTAAGACTGTTCAAAAACTATCAAACAGATTCCATATCGAGCTCAAATGGACTTGGATTCTCTATGGAATATTACAAATGATCAACTGGTATTATACATCAATCCATGTTCATGTTTTCTATTTCCCTAGGGGTTGTACTACAGCCATAAATACACCTGAAAGTATTATGAATCAATTTTATTTACTTGTTATTTCGCTTGCACAGTACATAGCATATAAAAGTCGACATATCCATGCCAAGCACGAAAAGTCGAAGCAAATTACGGATTCAACACAAAGTCTTCCATACAAATCAAGCCATGAGAAAAGTGAAATCTATGTTATGTGCTGGCACGCATGAGGTCTTCTAGTATAATTTCTCTAATTTCGTCTAGACCAATTGCAAATAGTGGCCTCTCAATAACTCATATAGTTGccctaacaaaagaaaaaaggtacTTGAGATTCCTCATTTTCCTTAATTAATTCATCAGTGTCCATCCAAAGAGGGGTAGGGCATGCATGAAACCAGAGGACGGAGGGAGAGCGACTAGCCATCTCCCTTGTATTTCAGAATGAGGTTTAATTCGTTAGACAAATAAAGGATTACAGTTGGTATGGAGTGCATTTTGTGGCTTGGTTAAAATTGTTTCGAAAGAGATTCAATGGGACAAAATGTTGGATGAAAGAAACATTACTGtgaacaaccaatgaggattaaCTACAACCCTTTATTCTTTAATGGGAAATGAAATTGGCACTCTCTTGTCTGTAAATCATatccatctcttcttcttcttcttcttcttcttcttctttttcaagtgTTAATTTTTGCATAGACATGTGCTTAAAGAAAGGAAGCAAAAATGTGGTTTGCAAAAAATAGGATGCTAATTTCATCCCCATTACTGTTGAAGCCCTTATTTAGTGGTGTACTTTTCATTTTGTAATCCGTTCCTAACTAAAATTAGAGGAGTGGCGATAGAGATTAATAACGTAGACAAGATAAATCTTCAATTCAATTTTGATATTTATGCATGGAAGTAAATTAAGCCACACGCATACTAATATTCAAGAGATTAGCATTTGCCATTGACAAATTGCTCAAGAACAAAAACTATAGTTATTTAGTCGATCATAATTTTCCACGTACGCCTCGGACTTTAACAATAACTCGGAACAATTTTCTCCTTTCCTCatcacattgataacaaatAAATTGATGTGTCAAACAGTGTCAAGGGTGCTAGCTAGCTACTCGATCTCAAGTC contains these protein-coding regions:
- the LOC112178644 gene encoding B3 domain-containing transcription factor NGA1, whose amino-acid sequence is MNFGASRDGGGGFSEDEIRGKLPFSSYSPTSPSSSSSSPHFNNTSTATATLLPGGLSSWDTYGGGGGPDTRLELMDSSPRNADNNQESNNEPHTTATVAAIEKEHMFDKVVTPSDVGKLNRLVIPKQHAEKYFPLDSSTNEKGLLLNFEDRTGKAWRFRYSYWNSSQSYVMTKGWSRFVKEKKLDAGDIVSFQRGLGESGKDRLYIDWRRRPEAVDPNHHHHSLHHQHHNFGIPPPHHYSFHRSVPWSPLLMRPPGSSPTIAREHHLQQMNYSTNIHPYRNSSAGGGGGYGYGNVVNMNPVCSGPVYYLRSGGGGGSVIPQQLHQQEGSATTHAHHHHQVGLGQLGRVNVVEPMVLESVPVVHGKVAAAGKRLRLFGVNMDCPVSDQSDECDILSSSTTTAMVLSQQPHQPPLQLRLYDGTPATTTDFFNRGKTSSSSSMSLDFDV